One Nocardioides aromaticivorans genomic window carries:
- a CDS encoding sensor domain-containing diguanylate cyclase — protein sequence MSEAVEGALSAEPVLPATGADAFAASARSVVEYLSRRTPLADWSVSRVAGGEQVHVHVHHDALIATGDRVPWDDTFCRQMTDGAAHVVHDAVRDPDYAWLPDAGPIRAYVGFPITDDGDLFGILCGVGSSPLADLPPFDADLVELLSSLLSSQVGIARAADRERRRATIAVALAATDELTGLVNRRGWDTLVADAQQRIEAFGDPVAVAVVDVDGLKTTNDTFGHAAGDDLLRRTAAALLAAGTDQDRVARYGGDEFTVLTNNVAVADLADHYARFERSLAEHDVQASLGHAWTGPGDRTVLEAFRLADASMYDAKRSRRR from the coding sequence ATGTCCGAGGCCGTGGAGGGTGCCCTGTCGGCGGAGCCCGTGCTCCCCGCGACGGGGGCGGACGCCTTCGCGGCGTCGGCACGCAGCGTGGTCGAGTACCTGAGCCGTCGTACGCCGCTCGCCGACTGGTCGGTCTCCCGCGTCGCCGGCGGCGAGCAGGTGCACGTGCACGTCCACCACGACGCACTCATCGCCACGGGCGACCGGGTGCCGTGGGACGACACCTTCTGCCGCCAGATGACCGACGGCGCCGCCCACGTCGTGCACGACGCGGTCCGCGACCCCGACTACGCCTGGCTCCCCGACGCCGGTCCCATCCGGGCCTATGTCGGCTTCCCGATCACCGACGACGGCGACCTGTTCGGGATCCTCTGCGGGGTCGGCAGCTCACCGCTCGCCGACCTCCCGCCGTTCGACGCCGACCTCGTCGAGCTGCTCAGCTCGTTGCTCTCCTCGCAGGTGGGCATCGCGCGGGCGGCCGACCGCGAGCGCCGCCGGGCGACGATCGCGGTCGCGCTCGCCGCGACCGACGAGCTCACCGGACTCGTCAACCGGCGCGGCTGGGACACCCTGGTCGCCGACGCCCAGCAGCGGATCGAAGCGTTCGGCGACCCGGTCGCCGTGGCGGTGGTCGACGTCGACGGGCTCAAGACGACCAACGACACCTTCGGCCACGCCGCGGGCGACGACCTGCTCCGGCGGACCGCCGCGGCCCTGCTGGCCGCCGGGACCGACCAGGACCGGGTCGCCCGCTACGGCGGCGACGAGTTCACGGTCCTCACCAACAACGTGGCGGTCGCCGACCTGGCCGACCACTACGCCCGCTTCGAGCGGTCCCTCGCCGAGCACGACGTGCAGGCCTCGCTCGGCCACGCCTGGACCGGGCCGGGCGACCGCACGGTCCTCGAGGCGTTCCGCCTCGCCGATGCCTCGATGTACGACGCCAAGCGGTCCCGGCGTCGCTGA
- a CDS encoding serine/threonine-protein kinase — MPPARLGPPDQLGPYRIVRRLGQGGMGTVYDALDTALDRHVALKVIVPGLAGDPEFRTRFVREARAQASLDSPHVVQVFAHGELDGQLFIATQLVPDGDLGRYLLRHGPLPPGQAAAIVAQVADGLAEAHRVGLVHRDIKPSNVLLRHRGTDTVAYLADFGIAAPAGGAGVRGDLAGLRRLLEACLGEAAAGPVARALRDARSAAEVRDLLRRPARDRRRGWPVAAAALALATGATVATVAVVAAVAARDRPEEQGRDAVARIAHVLEDEAGLDARSAACAARALVDEHGATALAAVERGARPDPAVVDDALEAASGCLW; from the coding sequence GTGCCGCCCGCGCGACTCGGACCACCTGACCAGCTCGGCCCGTACCGGATCGTGCGGCGGCTCGGGCAGGGCGGCATGGGCACCGTGTACGACGCCCTCGACACCGCCCTCGACCGCCACGTCGCGCTCAAGGTGATCGTGCCCGGACTCGCCGGCGACCCGGAGTTCCGCACCCGCTTCGTCCGCGAGGCCCGGGCCCAGGCGTCGCTGGACTCGCCGCACGTCGTGCAGGTCTTCGCGCACGGCGAGCTCGACGGGCAGCTCTTCATCGCGACCCAGCTGGTGCCCGACGGCGACCTCGGCCGGTACCTGCTCCGGCACGGCCCGCTGCCGCCGGGCCAGGCCGCGGCGATCGTCGCGCAGGTCGCCGACGGCCTCGCCGAGGCGCACCGCGTCGGCCTCGTGCACCGCGACATCAAGCCGTCGAACGTGCTGCTGCGCCACCGGGGCACCGACACCGTCGCCTACCTGGCGGACTTCGGGATCGCGGCACCCGCGGGAGGAGCGGGGGTCCGCGGCGACCTCGCCGGGCTCCGCCGCCTGCTCGAGGCCTGCCTGGGCGAGGCTGCCGCGGGACCGGTCGCACGAGCGCTGCGGGACGCCCGCTCCGCGGCCGAGGTCCGCGACCTGCTGCGGCGGCCGGCCCGCGACCGGCGGCGCGGGTGGCCGGTGGCGGCCGCGGCGCTCGCCCTCGCCACCGGCGCGACGGTGGCGACGGTGGCAGTGGTGGCAGCAGTGGCTGCCCGGGACCGGCCCGAGGAGCAAGGCCGCGACGCAGTCGCGCGGATCGCGCACGTGCTGGAGGACGAGGCGGGTCTGGATGCGCGGAGCGCCGCGTGCGCGGCCCGCGCGCTGGTCGACGAGCACGGCGCCACGGCCCTGGCCGCGGTCGAGCGGGGGGCGCGGCCCGACCCGGCCGTCGTCGACGACGCCCTCGAGGCCGCCTCCGGCTGCCTGTGGTGA
- a CDS encoding dihydrolipoamide acetyltransferase family protein → MSTQTAGEYKLPDVGEGLTEAEIVAWRVKEGDVVAVNDVIVEIETAKSVVELPSPFAGTVLALLAAEGETVQVGTPIIRIGEEGAAAPAPAPARGPEVIDTNVPPAGQATLVGYGPKQRTLRRRARKGDAVPAAPVVEPPVVAAPVVDAPVVEEVAQRPSRDPGAVRALAKPLVRRLARDLGVDLTAVPATGPGGTVSKDDVLAAAGRSATSTAAAGARETREPVKGVRKQMAAAMVSSAFSAPHATTWVTIDATATVELVDRLRERREFAEVKVSPLLVAARACLLALRRTPLVNSTWDEAAQEVVVKRYVNLGIAAATPRGLVVPNVKDADALSLVELARALEDLTSTAREGRTQPADLAGGSFTISNIGVFGVDGGTPIINPGESAILCLGAIKPQPWVVGDQVVPRQVMTLSLSFDHRHVDGATGTQFLADVAGIISDPGTALLF, encoded by the coding sequence ATGAGCACCCAGACTGCCGGCGAGTACAAGCTCCCCGACGTCGGTGAGGGCCTCACCGAGGCCGAGATCGTGGCGTGGCGGGTCAAGGAGGGCGACGTCGTCGCCGTCAACGACGTCATCGTCGAGATCGAGACCGCCAAGTCCGTCGTCGAGTTGCCCTCGCCCTTCGCCGGCACCGTGCTCGCGCTGCTGGCGGCCGAGGGCGAGACCGTCCAGGTCGGTACGCCGATCATCCGGATCGGCGAGGAGGGCGCCGCCGCCCCCGCGCCCGCTCCCGCCCGCGGTCCGGAGGTCATCGACACCAACGTCCCGCCCGCCGGCCAGGCCACGCTCGTCGGCTACGGGCCGAAGCAGCGCACGCTCCGGCGCCGGGCGCGCAAGGGCGACGCGGTGCCTGCGGCCCCGGTCGTGGAGCCCCCGGTGGTCGCCGCCCCGGTGGTCGACGCCCCGGTGGTCGAGGAGGTCGCGCAGCGACCGTCACGAGACCCCGGTGCCGTCCGCGCCCTCGCCAAGCCCCTGGTCCGCCGGCTCGCCCGCGACCTCGGCGTCGACCTGACCGCTGTCCCCGCGACCGGCCCCGGGGGAACCGTCAGCAAGGACGACGTGCTCGCTGCCGCCGGCCGATCCGCGACCAGCACCGCAGCGGCCGGTGCGCGCGAGACCCGCGAGCCGGTCAAGGGCGTGCGCAAGCAGATGGCCGCGGCGATGGTCTCCTCCGCCTTCTCCGCGCCCCACGCGACGACCTGGGTCACCATCGACGCCACGGCCACCGTGGAGCTGGTCGACCGGCTGCGGGAGCGCCGCGAGTTCGCGGAGGTGAAGGTCAGCCCGCTGCTCGTGGCCGCCCGCGCGTGCCTGCTCGCCCTTCGTCGTACACCGCTGGTGAACTCGACCTGGGACGAGGCAGCGCAGGAGGTCGTGGTCAAGCGCTACGTCAACCTCGGCATCGCCGCCGCCACGCCGCGCGGCCTGGTCGTCCCGAACGTCAAGGACGCCGACGCCCTCTCGCTCGTCGAGCTGGCCCGGGCCCTCGAGGACCTCACGTCGACGGCCCGCGAGGGACGCACCCAGCCGGCCGACCTCGCCGGCGGGTCCTTCACGATCAGCAACATCGGCGTCTTCGGCGTCGACGGCGGTACGCCGATCATCAACCCCGGCGAGTCCGCCATCCTCTGCCTCGGCGCGATCAAGCCGCAGCCGTGGGTGGTCGGCGACCAGGTCGTCCCCCGCCAGGTGATGACGCTGTCGCTGTCCTTCGACCACCGCCACGTCGACGGCGCCACCGGCACCCAGTTCCTCGCCGACGTCGCCGGCATCATCAGCGACCCCGGCACCGCCCTCCTCTTCTGA
- a CDS encoding alpha-ketoacid dehydrogenase subunit beta has translation MVTMTVAKALNAGLRKALEGDDKVLVMGEDVGTLGGVFRITDGLQKDFGDDRVIDTPLAESGIVGTAVGLALRGYRPVVEIQFDGFVYPAYDQIVCQVARFHFRSQGRVKVPMVIRVPYGGGIGAVEHHSESPEAQFVHTPGLKVVTCSNPADAYTMIQQAIACDDPVIFLEPKRLYHSAKADVDESAPAAPLWESRVVRPGTDVTLVGYGPTVSTCLDVATVAGEEGRSVEVIDLRTLSPLDLAPVYESVRRTGRLVVVHEAHVTLGLGAEVAARVTEECFHSLEAPVLRVGGYDTPYPAARIEDMFLPDLDRVLDAVDRTFGY, from the coding sequence ATGGTGACGATGACCGTGGCCAAGGCGCTCAACGCCGGCCTGCGCAAGGCCCTCGAGGGCGACGACAAGGTGCTCGTGATGGGCGAGGACGTCGGCACCCTCGGCGGCGTCTTCCGGATCACCGACGGGCTGCAGAAGGACTTCGGCGACGACCGGGTCATCGACACCCCGCTCGCCGAGTCGGGCATCGTCGGCACGGCCGTCGGACTCGCGCTGCGCGGCTACCGGCCGGTGGTGGAGATCCAGTTCGACGGCTTCGTCTACCCCGCCTACGACCAGATCGTGTGCCAGGTGGCGCGCTTCCACTTCCGCAGCCAGGGCCGGGTGAAGGTGCCGATGGTGATCCGGGTGCCCTACGGCGGCGGCATCGGCGCGGTCGAGCACCACAGCGAGTCGCCGGAGGCCCAGTTCGTCCACACGCCGGGCCTCAAGGTCGTGACCTGCTCCAACCCCGCCGACGCCTACACGATGATCCAGCAGGCCATCGCGTGCGACGACCCGGTGATCTTCCTGGAGCCCAAGCGGCTCTACCACTCGGCGAAGGCCGACGTCGACGAGAGCGCGCCCGCCGCACCGCTGTGGGAGTCGCGCGTGGTCCGTCCTGGCACCGACGTCACGCTCGTCGGCTACGGCCCGACCGTGTCGACCTGCCTCGACGTCGCGACCGTCGCGGGCGAGGAGGGCCGCTCGGTCGAGGTCATCGACCTGCGCACGCTCTCGCCGCTCGACCTCGCGCCGGTGTACGAGTCCGTACGCCGCACCGGCCGGCTCGTCGTCGTCCACGAGGCGCACGTGACCCTCGGCCTGGGCGCCGAGGTCGCCGCCCGGGTCACCGAGGAGTGCTTCCACTCGCTCGAGGCGCCCGTGCTGCGCGTGGGTGGCTACGACACGCCGTACCCCGCCGCGAGGATCGAGGACATGTTCCTGCCCGACCTCGACCGGGTGCTCGACGCCGTCGACCGCACGTTCGGCTACTGA
- the pdhA gene encoding pyruvate dehydrogenase (acetyl-transferring) E1 component subunit alpha, with the protein MTDPVFGPAPDEDEPELVQLLTPEGERVHHPVFDLDFSADQLRGFYRDMVLVRRLDIEATALQRHGELGLWPQLLGQEAAQIGAGRAMRPQDFAFPTYREHGVAWCRGIDPVRLLGLFRGTDQGGWDPKDHNFALYSIVVGAHSLHATGYAMGVQRDGAVGTGDPERDTAVMACFGDGATSQGDVNESLVFAASYNAPVVFFCQNNQWAISEPLERQSRIPLYRRAHGFGFPGVRVDGNDVLATHAVVQAALQRARDGQGPTFVEAYTYRMGAHTTTDDPTRYRRSADVDQWKAKDPIARLEAYLRAEGLADDAYVAGIADEADELGVRMRRVCHELPEPVARDIFDLVHVETTPDLAAQQAAYDAHVASFAEVL; encoded by the coding sequence ATGACCGACCCCGTCTTCGGACCTGCTCCCGATGAAGACGAGCCCGAGCTGGTCCAGCTGCTGACGCCGGAGGGCGAGCGGGTCCACCATCCGGTCTTCGACCTCGACTTCTCCGCCGACCAGCTGCGCGGCTTCTACCGCGACATGGTGCTGGTCCGCCGCCTCGACATCGAGGCCACCGCCCTGCAGCGCCACGGCGAGCTCGGCCTGTGGCCGCAGCTCCTCGGCCAGGAGGCCGCCCAGATCGGTGCGGGGCGTGCGATGCGCCCGCAGGACTTCGCCTTCCCGACCTACCGCGAGCACGGCGTCGCCTGGTGCCGCGGCATCGACCCGGTCCGCCTGCTCGGCCTGTTCCGCGGCACCGACCAGGGTGGCTGGGACCCGAAGGACCACAACTTCGCGCTCTACTCGATCGTGGTCGGGGCGCACTCGCTGCACGCGACCGGCTACGCGATGGGTGTCCAGCGCGACGGCGCCGTCGGCACCGGCGACCCCGAGCGCGACACCGCCGTGATGGCCTGCTTCGGCGACGGGGCGACCTCGCAGGGCGACGTCAACGAGTCGCTGGTGTTCGCGGCGTCGTACAACGCGCCGGTGGTGTTCTTCTGCCAGAACAACCAGTGGGCGATCTCGGAGCCGTTGGAGCGGCAGTCCCGGATCCCGCTCTACCGGCGGGCGCACGGCTTCGGCTTCCCCGGGGTCCGCGTCGACGGCAACGACGTCCTCGCCACCCACGCCGTCGTGCAGGCGGCGCTGCAGCGGGCCCGCGACGGCCAGGGACCGACCTTCGTCGAGGCGTACACCTACCGGATGGGCGCGCACACGACCACCGACGACCCCACCCGCTACCGGCGCAGCGCCGACGTCGACCAGTGGAAGGCCAAGGACCCGATCGCGCGCCTCGAGGCGTACCTGCGGGCCGAGGGCCTGGCCGACGACGCCTACGTCGCGGGGATCGCGGACGAGGCCGACGAGCTCGGCGTACGGATGCGCCGCGTCTGCCACGAGCTGCCGGAGCCGGTGGCTCGCGACATCTTCGACCTGGTCCACGTCGAGACGACCCCCGACCTCGCGGCGCAGCAGGCGGCGTACGACGCCCACGTCGCGTCCTTCGCGGAGGTGCTCTGA
- a CDS encoding DUF2510 domain-containing protein has protein sequence MSDPNQPSTPPGWYPDGQGGQRWWDGTQWTEHTQPPEGGASGAPATPPTPGPTDQATVVAPNRAADFNQGGAQPGYGQPAQQQPYGQQPGQPAYGQPGQAGGQPGGQPGWGQPGQQQPYGQQGYGGPGYGQPTGGGGGKGKGKLFAIIGGLVALLVLAIVAVFVLVKVVGGSDPKSVTEDYLKAQSEADVKTLCELSTKDAQDDEFEEYDVDNCDDYVDAAQEDLDKSFKEFEDAAGESFEDILDDWEYTYDIKDAEEDGDTARVDWTSKGEYKGDNDKAVEAFGGEKTDDDEGTALLCKEDGDWKVKDDHADDEDEC, from the coding sequence ATGTCTGACCCGAACCAGCCCTCGACCCCTCCGGGGTGGTACCCCGACGGCCAGGGCGGCCAGCGCTGGTGGGACGGCACCCAGTGGACCGAGCACACCCAGCCTCCCGAGGGCGGCGCGTCCGGCGCCCCCGCGACCCCTCCGACGCCCGGTCCCACCGACCAGGCGACCGTGGTCGCCCCCAACCGCGCTGCCGACTTCAACCAGGGTGGCGCGCAGCCGGGCTACGGCCAGCCCGCGCAGCAGCAGCCCTACGGGCAGCAGCCGGGCCAGCCGGCGTACGGCCAGCCGGGCCAGGCAGGCGGGCAGCCGGGCGGGCAGCCGGGCTGGGGCCAGCCCGGCCAGCAGCAGCCGTACGGCCAGCAGGGCTACGGCGGCCCGGGCTACGGCCAGCCGACCGGCGGCGGTGGCGGCAAGGGCAAGGGCAAGCTGTTCGCGATCATCGGCGGGCTCGTGGCGCTGCTCGTCCTCGCGATCGTGGCGGTCTTCGTCCTGGTGAAGGTGGTGGGCGGCAGCGACCCCAAGAGCGTCACCGAGGACTACCTCAAGGCCCAGTCCGAGGCCGACGTGAAGACGCTGTGCGAGCTGTCGACGAAGGACGCGCAGGACGACGAGTTCGAGGAGTACGACGTCGACAACTGCGACGACTACGTCGACGCCGCCCAGGAGGACCTGGACAAGTCCTTCAAGGAGTTCGAGGACGCCGCGGGCGAGTCCTTCGAGGACATCCTCGACGACTGGGAGTACACCTACGACATCAAGGACGCCGAGGAGGACGGCGACACCGCACGTGTCGACTGGACGTCCAAGGGCGAGTACAAGGGCGACAACGACAAGGCCGTCGAGGCCTTCGGCGGCGAGAAGACCGACGACGACGAGGGCACCGCTCTCCTCTGCAAGGAGGACGGTGACTGGAAGGTCAAGGACGACCACGCCGACGACGAGGACGAGTGCTGA
- a CDS encoding zinc-binding metallopeptidase family protein encodes MRSFSCRTCGNPLFFENSVCVSCGTPLGFSREERDIVPLDAEGRYVDPTGLVWHVCANLNLSGCTWLAPLEGGQCSACDLTRTRPAETDAEGMAQFPAAEAAKRHLLVELDHLGFDTTGLVFDMLSSVDENVVIGHADGVITIDLAESDDARRERIRQELDEPYRTLLGHLRHEVGHFVQWRLVTDADPERLARCRELFGDETTDYQAAIDRHYADGPPAGWESSYITTYATMHPFEDFAETFAHYLHISDTCETAAAHGLATVDVTAFSVFHDLVRAVWIPLSVALNQINRSMGKDDVYPFVIPDPVLDKLDFVAGLAR; translated from the coding sequence GTGCGTTCCTTCAGCTGCCGCACGTGCGGCAACCCGCTCTTCTTCGAGAACTCCGTCTGCGTCTCCTGCGGCACCCCGCTCGGCTTCTCCCGTGAGGAGCGCGACATCGTGCCGCTCGACGCCGAGGGCCGGTACGTCGACCCGACCGGCCTGGTCTGGCACGTGTGCGCCAACCTCAACCTCTCCGGCTGCACTTGGCTCGCGCCGCTCGAGGGCGGCCAGTGCTCCGCCTGCGACCTGACCCGGACCCGACCCGCGGAGACCGACGCCGAGGGCATGGCCCAGTTCCCGGCGGCAGAGGCCGCGAAGCGGCACCTCCTCGTCGAGCTCGACCACCTCGGCTTCGACACCACGGGGCTGGTCTTCGACATGCTGTCCAGCGTCGACGAGAACGTCGTGATCGGGCATGCCGACGGCGTGATCACCATCGACCTCGCCGAGTCCGACGACGCCCGCCGCGAGCGGATCCGGCAGGAGCTCGACGAGCCCTACCGCACGCTGCTCGGCCACCTGCGCCACGAGGTCGGGCACTTCGTCCAGTGGCGGCTGGTCACCGATGCGGACCCCGAGCGGCTGGCCCGCTGCCGCGAGCTCTTCGGCGACGAGACCACTGACTACCAGGCGGCGATCGACCGCCACTACGCCGACGGCCCGCCGGCGGGGTGGGAGTCGTCGTACATCACGACCTACGCGACGATGCACCCGTTCGAGGACTTCGCCGAGACCTTCGCGCACTACCTGCACATCAGCGACACCTGCGAGACCGCCGCGGCGCACGGGCTGGCGACCGTCGACGTGACCGCGTTCAGCGTCTTCCACGACCTGGTGCGGGCCGTGTGGATCCCGCTGTCGGTCGCCCTCAACCAGATCAACCGCTCGATGGGCAAGGACGACGTCTACCCGTTCGTGATCCCCGACCCGGTGCTGGACAAGCTCGACTTCGTGGCCGGTCTGGCGCGATGA
- a CDS encoding transglutaminase family protein, whose translation MTRYRVEHRTTYTYDDDVTDSLGIGHLVPRELPWQQVRGYDVVVTPEPGDLSRDADYYGNTVTYFQVTTPHDELVVVGSGEVEVVPPAVDEDAAARPWESVRPLVAPSAPGAWQATDFALPSAAVPVHAGARDYAADSLLPGRAVGEAVTDLMHRIHADFDYDPAATTVTSTVSEILAKRAGVCQDFAHFTLSALRAHGLAARYVSGYLATEPPPGKERVVGADASHAWVAVWLGGDEWLALDPTNDQWQNDRYVTLAWGRDYGDVPPLKGVIFTEAKTSRLTVSVDVAPLGPAVL comes from the coding sequence ATGACGCGCTACCGGGTGGAGCACCGCACGACGTACACCTATGACGACGACGTCACCGACAGCCTCGGCATCGGTCACCTCGTCCCGCGGGAGCTGCCGTGGCAGCAGGTGCGCGGGTACGACGTCGTGGTGACCCCGGAGCCCGGCGACCTCAGCCGCGACGCGGACTACTACGGCAACACCGTGACCTACTTCCAGGTCACCACGCCGCACGACGAGCTGGTCGTCGTCGGCAGCGGCGAGGTCGAGGTGGTCCCGCCGGCCGTCGACGAGGACGCCGCCGCCCGGCCGTGGGAGTCGGTGCGGCCGCTGGTCGCGCCGTCCGCGCCGGGCGCCTGGCAGGCGACCGACTTCGCGCTGCCCAGCGCGGCGGTGCCGGTCCACGCGGGTGCCCGCGACTACGCCGCCGACTCCCTGCTGCCCGGGCGTGCGGTGGGCGAGGCCGTCACCGACCTGATGCACCGCATCCATGCGGACTTCGACTACGACCCGGCCGCCACCACCGTCACCTCGACCGTGTCCGAGATCCTCGCCAAGCGCGCGGGCGTCTGCCAGGACTTCGCCCACTTCACGCTCTCCGCCCTGCGCGCCCACGGCCTGGCCGCCCGCTACGTCAGCGGCTACCTCGCCACCGAGCCGCCGCCCGGCAAGGAGCGGGTCGTCGGCGCCGACGCCTCGCACGCGTGGGTCGCGGTCTGGCTCGGCGGCGACGAGTGGCTCGCCCTCGACCCGACCAACGACCAGTGGCAGAACGACCGCTACGTCACGCTCGCGTGGGGGCGCGACTACGGCGACGTACCCCCGTTGAAGGGCGTGATCTTCACCGAGGCGAAGACGTCGCGGCTGACGGTGTCGGTGGACGTCGCGCCGCTCGGCCCGGCCGTGCTGTAA
- a CDS encoding circularly permuted type 2 ATP-grasp protein: MTVLRDYAAGLTQPTLAGPGDDGGDNEVTSRYDEVVGPDGSLRAPWKRLAEVATQIDGDDMRRVAEEIARFLEDDGVTYSRPGERPTRWRLDPVPLIVDASSWKQLEVGLAQRAELLNAVLADLYGDQTLLAEGIVPPAVVLGHRGFTRIMARPSMRDPRPLVLSATDLGRDGDGAWRVLGDRTQAPSGLGYALENRRVLSRVMPELYREADLHRMAPYLWALRSALLQSATGDLPDPRVVVLSPGLHSETYYDQAAIASNLGFPLVQGSDLTVRDGWVLMKTPQRLERVDVILRRVDAAWSDPLELRGDSQLGVAGLAEAVRRGRVRVVNGLGSGVLENPGLLPFLPAACEHLLGEPLRLESVPTWWCGDPDGLDHVLDHLDELVVRSIDGSDLTLAGASPERIRVTVRARPHAFVGQQRLQLSQSPTWRGRTAQPADVLLRAFTLRYGSAYRPLLGGLATARDGDRTVASKDVWVLKDETTQPDQGLTDVLPMTAVRSLPATVPRVLDDMFWFGRYAERSEDMLRLVLAAHVLVADYRTRPRTTGGMSLEVTMSAVHRLTGRVEDDDEADLRSVLLDEERPGSAAHSLAGLRDALTGVRDQMSADAWRAMGSVDRARTVLEGSHHSHQVAESAGRMLTAVLALQGVTASMIRDAGWHMAAAGRYLERGLQLCHLLRLTTERRGLDVDREVLATVLTAAESSVTHRRRYRDYVRPAGVLDLLLMDPENPRSLVFALHRLKEHVAGQVASTGSTRPERLLDDLIAEVEGTDVSALVAIGGVQRPHLVAFLDDVTGQLERIAEAVRDLHFATGPRPRSFGVLPTLTEATT, translated from the coding sequence GTGACGGTTCTGCGGGACTACGCCGCGGGACTGACCCAGCCGACCCTGGCGGGGCCCGGTGACGACGGCGGTGACAACGAGGTCACGAGCCGGTACGACGAGGTCGTCGGGCCGGACGGTTCGCTGCGCGCTCCCTGGAAGCGCCTGGCCGAGGTCGCCACGCAGATCGACGGCGACGACATGCGCCGGGTCGCCGAGGAGATCGCCCGCTTCCTCGAGGACGACGGCGTCACCTACTCCCGCCCGGGCGAGCGCCCCACCCGCTGGCGGCTCGACCCGGTCCCGCTCATCGTCGACGCCTCGTCGTGGAAGCAGCTCGAGGTCGGCCTCGCCCAGCGGGCGGAGCTGCTCAACGCCGTGCTGGCCGACCTGTACGGCGACCAGACCCTGCTGGCGGAGGGGATCGTGCCGCCGGCGGTCGTGCTCGGCCACCGCGGATTCACCCGGATCATGGCGCGGCCCTCGATGCGCGACCCGCGCCCGCTGGTGCTCTCGGCGACCGACCTCGGCCGTGACGGCGACGGCGCGTGGCGGGTGCTCGGCGACCGCACCCAGGCGCCCTCGGGCCTCGGCTACGCCCTCGAGAACCGGCGCGTGCTGAGCCGGGTCATGCCGGAGCTCTATCGTGAGGCCGACCTGCACCGGATGGCGCCCTACCTGTGGGCCCTCCGCTCGGCGCTGCTGCAGTCGGCCACCGGTGACCTGCCGGACCCGCGCGTCGTCGTACTCAGTCCGGGGCTGCACTCCGAGACCTACTACGACCAGGCGGCGATCGCCTCCAACCTCGGCTTCCCGCTCGTCCAGGGCAGTGACCTCACCGTCCGCGACGGCTGGGTGCTGATGAAGACGCCGCAGCGCCTCGAGCGGGTCGACGTGATCCTGCGCCGGGTCGACGCCGCGTGGAGCGACCCCCTCGAGCTGCGCGGCGACTCCCAGCTCGGCGTCGCCGGCCTCGCCGAGGCCGTACGACGGGGGCGGGTCCGGGTGGTCAACGGGCTCGGCTCGGGGGTGCTCGAGAACCCCGGCCTGCTGCCCTTCCTGCCCGCCGCCTGCGAGCACCTGCTCGGCGAGCCGCTGCGGCTGGAGTCGGTGCCGACCTGGTGGTGCGGCGACCCCGACGGCCTCGACCACGTGCTCGACCACCTCGACGAGCTCGTGGTGCGCAGCATCGACGGCTCCGACCTGACCCTCGCCGGTGCCTCGCCGGAGCGGATCCGGGTGACCGTGCGGGCCCGGCCGCACGCCTTCGTGGGCCAGCAGCGGCTCCAGCTCTCGCAGTCGCCGACCTGGCGCGGGCGCACCGCGCAGCCGGCCGACGTCCTGCTGCGCGCGTTCACGCTGCGCTACGGGTCGGCGTACCGTCCGCTGCTCGGTGGCCTCGCGACCGCGCGCGACGGCGACCGGACCGTCGCCAGCAAGGACGTGTGGGTTCTCAAGGACGAGACGACGCAGCCGGACCAGGGCCTCACCGACGTCCTCCCGATGACCGCGGTGCGCTCGCTGCCGGCGACGGTGCCGCGCGTCCTCGACGACATGTTCTGGTTCGGCCGCTACGCCGAGCGGTCGGAGGACATGCTGCGGCTGGTGCTCGCCGCGCACGTGCTGGTCGCCGACTACCGCACCCGCCCCCGGACCACCGGCGGAATGAGCCTCGAGGTGACGATGTCGGCGGTCCACCGGCTCACCGGGCGCGTCGAGGACGACGACGAGGCCGACCTGCGCTCCGTGCTGCTCGACGAGGAACGACCGGGGTCGGCCGCGCACTCGCTGGCCGGCCTGCGAGACGCGCTGACCGGGGTGCGCGACCAGATGTCCGCCGACGCCTGGCGGGCGATGGGCTCGGTCGACCGCGCGCGGACGGTGCTGGAGGGCTCGCACCACAGCCACCAGGTCGCCGAGTCCGCCGGACGGATGCTGACCGCGGTCCTCGCCCTGCAAGGGGTGACGGCCAGCATGATCCGCGACGCCGGCTGGCACATGGCCGCCGCCGGGCGCTACCTCGAGCGCGGCCTCCAGCTGTGCCACCTGCTCCGGCTGACCACCGAGCGGCGCGGCCTCGACGTCGACCGCGAGGTGCTCGCGACGGTCCTCACCGCCGCGGAGAGCTCCGTGACGCACCGGCGCCGCTACCGCGACTACGTCCGCCCCGCCGGGGTCCTCGACCTGCTCCTGATGGACCCCGAGAACCCCCGCTCCCTCGTCTTCGCCCTCCACCGGCTCAAGGAGCACGTGGCCGGTCAGGTCGCCTCCACCGGCTCGACCCGTCCCGAGCGGCTCCTCGACGACCTCATCGCCGAGGTCGAGGGCACCGACGTCTCGGCGCTCGTCGCGATCGGCGGCGTGCAGCGGCCGCACCTGGTCGCCTTCCTCGACGACGTCACCGGGCAGCTCGAGCGGATCGCCGAGGCCGTGCGGGACCTGCACTTCGCCACCGGCCCGCGCCCGCGCAGCTTCGGCGTGCTCCCGACGCTCACGGAGGCGACGACATGA